A window of Chitinophagales bacterium contains these coding sequences:
- a CDS encoding VOC family protein codes for MKFIKSNPILFSSDIKRSIQYYIEVLEFEQSWVWGEPTDFGGVVKNDVEIFFCLNGQGHPGTWMTIIVDNVDEYYEKVKANGAKIVEAPVNQEWHMREMYVEDPDGHILRIGHRIECE; via the coding sequence ATGAAATTTATTAAATCAAACCCGATACTTTTTTCTTCAGATATAAAAAGAAGTATCCAATATTATATCGAAGTATTAGAGTTTGAGCAAAGCTGGGTATGGGGAGAGCCTACTGACTTTGGAGGCGTTGTAAAAAACGATGTCGAGATTTTCTTTTGTTTAAATGGGCAAGGGCATCCTGGTACCTGGATGACTATAATCGTAGATAATGTGGATGAATATTATGAGAAAGTAAAAGCAAATGGCGCCAAAATCGTAGAAGCACCAGTTAACCAGGAATGGCATATGAGAGAAATGTATGTGGAAGACCCAGATGGCCATATTTTGAGAATTGGGCATCGGATTGAATGTGAGTAA
- a CDS encoding DUF1624 domain-containing protein, translating to MEQFDKHTMPLRVNSLDILKGAIMVLMAVDHVRVYSGIPSNSFEPAFFFTRWITHFCAPGFAFLAGTSAFLYGQRVNDKKKLSGFLLTRGLFLILLEITVIRFFWTFNFNYSNFFLAGVIWMLGWCMVIMALLTKLKPLAVGIVGLIIIASQQAFKFLPKVVPNSLHVSFGKFWEFIYPSGLQGIEGVTILYVIVPWIGVMAAGYGFGLILLMEKEKRNKLCRIIGISAITVFLIAGSLLANSKPTTNESPAFIFRLLNQNKYPASQLYLLMTLGPIIALIPFAEKARGWLFNILSVFGRVPLFYYLLYIPLIHLSALVVMYLSEGVISFDLYSTAPFTFLPEENRWSLPLLYFVFFINVIMLFFLCKWYSKFKKKYPYGILKFF from the coding sequence ATGGAGCAATTTGACAAGCACACCATGCCTTTAAGGGTAAACTCTCTTGACATTTTAAAGGGGGCAATTATGGTATTAATGGCAGTTGACCATGTAAGAGTATATTCCGGCATTCCTTCAAACTCCTTTGAGCCGGCGTTTTTCTTTACCCGCTGGATTACACATTTCTGTGCCCCGGGATTCGCATTTTTGGCAGGAACATCTGCTTTTTTATATGGACAGAGAGTTAACGACAAGAAAAAGTTATCTGGCTTTTTATTAACCAGAGGGCTGTTCCTAATACTGCTTGAAATAACCGTAATTCGTTTCTTTTGGACATTTAATTTTAATTACAGCAACTTTTTTTTGGCTGGTGTAATTTGGATGTTAGGCTGGTGTATGGTTATAATGGCATTGCTTACAAAACTAAAGCCTCTTGCAGTAGGAATTGTTGGACTTATTATTATTGCATCACAGCAGGCATTTAAGTTTTTACCTAAAGTAGTACCCAATTCTCTCCATGTTTCTTTTGGTAAATTTTGGGAGTTTATTTATCCCTCCGGACTTCAGGGCATTGAAGGTGTAACTATTCTTTACGTAATAGTCCCTTGGATTGGTGTTATGGCAGCCGGATATGGCTTTGGACTTATATTGCTGATGGAAAAGGAAAAACGCAACAAACTTTGCCGAATTATCGGAATATCTGCCATAACGGTTTTTTTAATTGCCGGAAGTTTACTTGCCAATTCTAAACCTACAACAAACGAATCGCCGGCATTTATATTTCGCCTGCTTAATCAAAATAAATATCCGGCTTCTCAATTATATCTTTTAATGACATTGGGACCAATCATTGCATTAATACCTTTTGCAGAAAAAGCCAGGGGTTGGTTGTTTAATATTCTGTCTGTTTTTGGCAGAGTACCACTTTTTTATTATCTGCTCTACATTCCATTAATACATCTTTCAGCATTGGTTGTAATGTACCTGAGTGAAGGGGTAATATCTTTTGATTTGTATTCAACGGCACCTTTCACTTTTTTGCCCGAAGAGAATAGATGGAGTTTGCCATTGCTTTATTTTGTGTTTTTTATTAACGTAATAATGCTGTTTTTTTTATGTAAATGGTATTCCAAATTCAAAAAGAAATACCCTTATGGAATATTAAAGTTTTTTTAA
- a CDS encoding DUF1801 domain-containing protein, whose amino-acid sequence MTVKAQIKAYLESHSEPKGSDLLLLHSLILKERPKCKLWFLDGKDSKGKIVSNPNIGYGSYTITYADGSTKEFFQIGLSANTTGISVYIMGLEDKTYLPKTYAKKIGKATVTGYCIKFRKVEDIDLGVLREVVTITK is encoded by the coding sequence TTGACCGTAAAAGCACAGATCAAAGCCTATCTGGAATCCCACTCCGAGCCAAAGGGGAGCGACTTGCTCCTACTCCATTCTCTTATTTTGAAAGAGCGCCCCAAATGCAAGCTTTGGTTCCTCGATGGGAAGGATAGTAAGGGAAAGATTGTCTCCAATCCCAATATTGGTTACGGATCATACACCATTACATATGCCGATGGGTCTACCAAAGAATTTTTCCAGATAGGACTAAGCGCCAACACAACCGGAATCTCTGTCTATATCATGGGGCTGGAAGACAAGACCTATTTACCAAAGACCTACGCTAAAAAGATCGGTAAGGCCACGGTGACAGGATATTGCATTAAATTCAGGAAGGTAGAAGATATTGATTTGGGGGTGTTGAGGGAAGTGGTGACAATTACCAAGTAA
- a CDS encoding beta-lactamase family protein — protein sequence MKTITKIITTLAILFCLSIFSKGYSQSIDKTKLDQLFDRLLEKNKGMGSITIAKDGKVLYNRSFGYSQITETLRKPLTDDTKYRIGSITKTYTAVMIFQLMEEGKLKLNDYLDKYFPQIPNANKITIAHILSHRSGIPELNVDGGWRMETRTHEEVITAIAKGKPNFEPDSQHSYSNTGYVLLGYIVEKAGGKPYQEALKERIISKIGLKNTYMGVANTNPDNNESLSYLYMGTWKEVPEINFSVPAGAGAIVSTPSDMVQFIQALFDLKLISKSSLEQMKTIRDGEGMGMEPFTFAGKTLYGHTGGSNVSGAWLAYEPIEKLAMAYTTNAKIYPVKDIVAGVFDIYWNRPYQVPTFEALHISSEVLDQYVGVYVVAGTPAKMTVIKTGTTISIENGTTPIPLEATATNKFTIGPGVTVEFDVAKKQMIIKRPQGERLFTKEK from the coding sequence ATGAAAACAATTACAAAAATAATAACCACACTGGCAATATTATTCTGCCTGTCCATTTTTAGCAAAGGGTACTCACAATCTATAGACAAAACAAAGCTCGACCAATTGTTTGACCGCCTCCTCGAAAAGAACAAAGGTATGGGTAGCATTACTATCGCCAAAGATGGTAAAGTGCTTTACAACCGTTCTTTCGGCTATAGCCAAATTACAGAAACACTCAGGAAACCTCTGACCGATGATACAAAATACCGCATCGGCTCCATAACAAAGACCTATACCGCTGTAATGATCTTTCAGCTAATGGAAGAAGGGAAATTAAAGCTAAACGATTATTTAGATAAATACTTTCCACAGATTCCTAATGCCAATAAAATTACTATTGCCCATATCCTCTCACACCGAAGTGGAATTCCCGAACTCAATGTAGATGGAGGCTGGAGAATGGAGACAAGAACACATGAGGAAGTAATTACCGCAATTGCAAAAGGCAAACCAAATTTTGAGCCTGATAGTCAACATTCATATAGCAATACAGGATATGTTCTATTGGGGTATATTGTAGAAAAAGCAGGAGGAAAACCGTACCAGGAAGCATTAAAAGAACGAATCATTTCTAAGATAGGCCTAAAGAACACCTATATGGGTGTTGCTAATACAAACCCCGATAATAACGAAAGCCTTTCTTACCTGTATATGGGTACATGGAAAGAAGTACCTGAGATAAATTTCAGCGTTCCGGCTGGCGCAGGTGCCATCGTCTCTACACCATCAGATATGGTACAATTTATACAGGCCCTATTCGACCTTAAACTTATTTCTAAAAGCAGTCTTGAGCAGATGAAAACAATACGTGACGGAGAAGGTATGGGAATGGAACCCTTTACATTCGCCGGTAAAACGCTTTACGGCCATACAGGTGGAAGCAATGTTTCCGGAGCATGGTTGGCATATGAGCCCATAGAAAAATTAGCAATGGCTTATACCACCAATGCAAAAATATACCCGGTAAAAGATATTGTGGCCGGTGTATTTGACATCTATTGGAACAGACCTTATCAAGTACCAACTTTTGAAGCATTACACATAAGTTCGGAGGTTCTTGACCAATATGTTGGTGTCTATGTAGTAGCTGGTACGCCTGCAAAGATGACGGTTATCAAAACAGGTACAACAATTTCCATTGAGAATGGCACAACTCCAATACCGCTTGAAGCGACAGCTACCAATAAATTCACCATAGGTCCCGGAGTTACAGTGGAATTCGATGTAGCGAAAAAGCAAATGATTATTAAGCGGCCACAGGGTGAACGATTATTTACAAAAGAAAAGTAA
- a CDS encoding histidine kinase produces MQRDIHRKIYFHVASWISFFLIIIFSADELDRVFILKSLSNVVPAFFLFYSLTIWVFPFYLGKHINLKTVIITSALSIAAVFLRPLFIRVFAIDLYWPVDRITFWVQFRYNILFVGVAFAYHYASEVIKSEQSKRLLEKESADAKLTLLKNQINPHFLYNALSLLYSKTLPLSEDVATLVGKISEILRYSLDEPLDEEGMVPIDKEIAHIQNYIDIQSLRFSNKTNVNFGVKGDVSQVKIVPMLLITFVENSFKHGDLKAPINFQLNVENGIEFITENKIGSINKDESNGIGLENVKKRLELVYPNKYFLRISESENTFRIHLKIAAQ; encoded by the coding sequence TTGCAAAGAGATATCCACAGAAAGATTTACTTTCACGTCGCATCATGGATAAGTTTCTTCCTTATTATTATTTTTTCAGCCGATGAGTTGGACAGGGTATTTATATTAAAAAGTTTATCCAATGTAGTTCCGGCTTTCTTCCTTTTTTATAGTCTTACAATATGGGTTTTCCCATTCTACCTCGGTAAGCATATTAATTTAAAAACAGTCATTATCACATCTGCCTTATCCATTGCTGCGGTTTTTTTAAGACCACTCTTTATAAGAGTATTTGCAATTGATTTGTACTGGCCTGTTGACCGCATTACCTTTTGGGTGCAGTTTCGTTATAATATCTTATTTGTTGGTGTTGCTTTTGCCTATCATTATGCTTCGGAAGTTATTAAGAGTGAACAAAGCAAAAGATTGCTAGAAAAGGAAAGTGCGGATGCCAAACTTACTTTGCTTAAAAACCAAATCAATCCACATTTTTTATACAACGCTTTGAGTTTATTGTATTCTAAAACATTACCGCTATCCGAAGATGTAGCCACATTGGTAGGCAAAATATCTGAAATTCTCAGGTATTCATTAGATGAGCCCCTAGATGAAGAAGGAATGGTGCCTATTGACAAAGAAATAGCCCATATTCAAAATTATATTGACATTCAATCACTCCGCTTCAGCAATAAAACGAATGTGAATTTTGGAGTAAAAGGGGATGTGAGCCAGGTGAAAATTGTTCCAATGTTGTTGATTACATTTGTGGAAAATTCTTTTAAACATGGTGATCTGAAAGCCCCAATCAATTTTCAATTAAATGTAGAAAACGGCATCGAGTTTATAACCGAGAATAAAATAGGCAGTATAAACAAAGACGAATCAAATGGAATTGGCCTGGAAAATGTAAAAAAGCGGCTTGAATTAGTATACCCAAATAAGTATTTTTTAAGAATCTCGGAGTCTGAAAACACCTTTCGTATTCATTTAAAAATAGCTGCACAATGA
- a CDS encoding response regulator transcription factor, which translates to MDDERHAIDILIAHIAKVPQLEIKLATTNPVEACTYIQLNHIDLIFLDIQMPGLTGLQFLSLLNEKTKVILTTAYREYALDGYEHNVVDYLLKPVLFPRFLKAVSRIIENESGTVHTFKSEKEFIFVKTGIRNKLVKVDFEKILYVESMGNYINFVLEDSKVTTLMTLKEVEKELPKNQFIRIHQSYVVAKKNILGREGNQILIQNRNLPIGETYKKNVHDFFM; encoded by the coding sequence GTGGACGATGAACGGCATGCTATTGATATTTTAATAGCTCATATTGCCAAAGTACCACAACTTGAAATAAAACTGGCAACTACAAATCCGGTTGAAGCCTGTACTTATATTCAATTGAATCATATTGACTTGATTTTTTTAGATATTCAAATGCCGGGGCTTACAGGTTTGCAATTCCTGAGCCTGCTCAATGAAAAAACAAAAGTAATTCTCACCACTGCTTACCGGGAATATGCCTTAGATGGCTACGAACACAATGTGGTCGATTATTTGTTGAAGCCTGTGCTTTTTCCAAGGTTTTTGAAGGCAGTAAGTCGCATTATTGAAAATGAAAGTGGAACAGTACATACATTTAAATCTGAAAAGGAATTCATTTTTGTAAAAACAGGGATAAGGAATAAACTCGTAAAAGTTGATTTTGAAAAAATCTTATATGTTGAAAGTATGGGAAACTATATAAATTTTGTGCTGGAAGATTCCAAAGTCACAACATTAATGACTCTTAAAGAAGTGGAAAAAGAACTACCTAAAAATCAGTTTATACGAATCCATCAATCGTATGTGGTTGCCAAGAAAAATATACTTGGCAGGGAAGGCAATCAAATTTTAATACAAAACAGAAATCTTCCCATTGGTGAAACGTATAAAAAAAATGTACATGATTTTTTTATGTAG
- a CDS encoding TonB-dependent receptor, which produces MRIVFLLLFLLTGQLLKAQLSGKVIDSATAKGLSYTTIRLWQGRQLLRTTIADSNGYFRFSQFKWGSYQLQSTASGYFPTEINVSLKDSLNITIPMSQVNRNLQEVIVTAQRPLVTALNDGFLYDATRDVQMAGETAGDLLRKLPGLQVDHTGIPSMRGSTRIKIFIDGQASENYAATPAEALRLVSADNIARVEIITQPSARYEGEGVDGVINIFTKKRLSDGSSGNINAFIGTRGGHIVPTINIRKNKWLINADAGFYGSSNETIINRRRIDKTGGYDLDQYQLTNNKGRNMVAGTTITKIVDSLTTATIGMRYGNFSDVVKTAIDYSIYSGGNITDQYRRDIYNDFSRWNYNFNGAYTKKSKDKRSELVLLGYYFTQQIHNDYMLLQRSYKESNDNSTSNKETAFQIDYTEKFKSDNKLETGIKGAFRRFRNHSLFIPDQGRYEEFYFPRDILSAYSSYSFSLGEWKARVGARYEHTLLSIQTLDTSLKIADYKNFLPNLLISHSNKANTFTFAYSRKIMRPYLSALNPVVSYIDSLNLSYGNPYLDPAISNNYDLTYTYNKNKWLINTNLFFYQTNRSIEYVALTKGNGVVGRTYQNVSRNNAAGIFAQFTFRGKKLSINNNYTLRRIEYRNGFTGQQRSGWVLNAFINMNYKLTPTLLLNASTSLNTRRIDFQGTTTGTRYYVFMVNKTFREGKYALNIRIDNIFMPFQTIREFTDNEAVRIISDARQIRRFFRIAFNYKFGKKEIREAPVRTIGSEG; this is translated from the coding sequence ATGCGAATAGTCTTCCTTTTGCTTTTCCTACTCACCGGACAGTTACTAAAGGCTCAACTGTCAGGTAAGGTGATCGATTCTGCAACTGCAAAAGGTTTAAGTTATACCACTATCCGGCTATGGCAAGGCAGACAATTGCTTCGTACAACTATTGCCGATAGCAACGGATATTTCAGGTTCTCACAATTTAAGTGGGGGAGCTACCAATTGCAAAGTACTGCTAGCGGTTATTTCCCAACTGAAATAAACGTTAGTCTAAAGGACAGCCTGAATATTACAATCCCCATGTCGCAAGTAAATAGGAATTTGCAGGAGGTAATAGTTACTGCACAGCGGCCATTAGTAACAGCGTTGAATGATGGTTTTTTATACGATGCTACAAGAGATGTGCAGATGGCCGGAGAAACAGCCGGTGACCTGCTCCGCAAATTGCCTGGTTTACAGGTAGATCATACCGGCATTCCTTCCATGCGAGGAAGCACCCGCATCAAAATATTCATTGATGGTCAGGCTTCTGAAAATTATGCAGCTACTCCTGCTGAAGCCTTGCGGTTGGTAAGTGCCGATAATATTGCAAGAGTCGAAATTATCACGCAGCCATCAGCAAGATATGAAGGAGAAGGGGTGGATGGTGTGATTAATATTTTTACTAAGAAACGATTGTCAGATGGCAGCTCAGGAAATATCAATGCCTTCATAGGTACAAGAGGCGGGCATATTGTGCCAACTATTAATATCCGCAAGAATAAATGGCTAATCAATGCAGATGCCGGTTTTTATGGCTCCAGCAACGAAACGATTATCAACCGCCGCCGTATAGACAAAACTGGCGGTTATGATCTTGACCAATACCAGCTTACAAATAACAAAGGGCGCAACATGGTGGCAGGCACCACTATCACAAAGATCGTAGATAGCCTTACTACTGCCACTATAGGTATGCGTTATGGTAATTTCAGTGATGTAGTTAAAACAGCAATTGATTATAGTATCTATAGTGGCGGTAATATAACAGATCAATACCGCAGGGATATTTATAATGATTTTTCAAGATGGAACTATAATTTCAACGGGGCATATACTAAAAAATCAAAAGACAAGAGAAGTGAATTAGTATTATTGGGATATTATTTCACGCAACAGATACATAATGATTATATGCTGCTGCAACGTTCCTATAAGGAAAGCAATGATAACAGTACTAGTAATAAAGAAACCGCTTTTCAGATTGATTACACGGAGAAATTTAAAAGCGATAATAAATTGGAGACAGGTATCAAAGGTGCTTTCCGGCGTTTCCGTAATCACAGTTTGTTTATTCCTGACCAGGGACGTTACGAGGAATTTTATTTTCCAAGGGATATACTATCCGCCTACAGCAGTTATTCTTTCAGTTTGGGAGAATGGAAAGCAAGAGTTGGTGCAAGGTATGAACATACCTTATTGTCAATCCAGACTTTAGACACATCATTAAAAATAGCCGACTATAAAAATTTCCTGCCAAATCTGTTAATAAGCCACAGCAACAAAGCCAATACTTTTACATTCGCCTACTCCCGTAAAATTATGCGGCCTTATCTCAGTGCTCTCAACCCGGTTGTAAGCTATATTGATTCTCTTAACCTATCATATGGTAACCCTTATCTTGACCCTGCCATCAGCAATAATTACGACCTTACTTATACATACAATAAAAATAAGTGGCTTATCAATACCAATTTATTTTTCTACCAGACCAACCGTAGTATTGAATATGTGGCACTCACAAAAGGAAATGGTGTAGTAGGACGAACCTATCAAAATGTATCCAGGAATAATGCTGCAGGTATTTTTGCACAATTCACCTTCCGGGGCAAGAAACTCTCTATAAATAATAACTATACACTACGACGCATAGAATACCGCAATGGTTTTACGGGTCAGCAGCGTTCAGGCTGGGTATTGAATGCATTTATTAATATGAATTATAAACTTACACCAACATTGCTGCTGAACGCCTCAACGAGCCTCAACACAAGGCGCATAGATTTTCAGGGTACAACAACCGGAACAAGGTATTATGTGTTCATGGTCAATAAAACATTCAGAGAAGGTAAGTATGCTCTCAATATTCGGATTGATAATATATTCATGCCTTTTCAAACCATCAGGGAGTTTACAGATAATGAAGCTGTCAGAATCATCTCCGATGCAAGGCAAATCCGCCGTTTTTTCCGTATTGCATTCAACTACAAATTTGGAAAAAAGGAAATCCGGGAGGCGCCTGTCAGGACAATAGGAAGCGAAGGATAG
- a CDS encoding acetamidase/formamidase family protein encodes MRRYFFTALLLYQASSWVSAQESIHFNPTIYSREFSSQKQPVLRIQAGDTVHTTSVDAVGVDQYGNKVTERGNPLTGPFFVEGAEPGDVLAVTLLDVSLNRNFATTLNTLIPDVLPKSIAMKTWRAGKLVKWQLDLEKMTGRPMDTGMKLQKLEIPLHPFLGCIGVAPSGSKGISSGASGPYGGNLDFYRNTTGATIYLPVFHAGALLYMGDGHAAQGDGELNGDALETSMKFSFTVQVLKKNDFPLRTPMVEDEDYLMFFGIESSLDKSVKTATESMIEWLQIKYNLSLAEASQVIGPVIQHRIPKVSAGISEVVALIPQDNLRQLKN; translated from the coding sequence ATGAGAAGATATTTCTTCACTGCTCTGTTGCTCTACCAGGCCTCTTCCTGGGTATCTGCCCAAGAATCCATTCATTTTAATCCGACTATCTATTCCCGTGAATTTTCTTCGCAAAAACAACCGGTTTTGCGCATTCAAGCAGGCGATACGGTACATACCACCAGTGTGGATGCGGTGGGAGTGGATCAATATGGTAACAAGGTCACTGAGCGGGGCAATCCTCTTACCGGTCCATTTTTTGTTGAAGGCGCGGAACCAGGTGATGTATTAGCCGTGACTTTGTTGGATGTATCGTTAAACCGGAATTTTGCTACCACCTTAAATACGCTCATTCCAGATGTACTCCCCAAATCAATAGCGATGAAGACCTGGCGCGCTGGTAAATTGGTAAAATGGCAACTCGATTTGGAGAAGATGACAGGCAGGCCAATGGATACCGGAATGAAATTGCAAAAACTGGAAATACCACTACATCCATTTCTCGGTTGTATAGGTGTTGCCCCTTCAGGATCAAAAGGTATCTCCTCCGGTGCATCCGGACCATATGGAGGCAATCTGGATTTCTACAGAAATACAACAGGGGCTACTATCTATCTTCCGGTTTTTCATGCTGGAGCGCTACTTTACATGGGTGATGGGCATGCGGCACAGGGAGATGGTGAGCTTAATGGGGATGCCCTGGAAACCTCCATGAAATTTTCCTTTACTGTTCAAGTGTTAAAAAAGAACGATTTCCCGCTACGCACCCCCATGGTTGAAGATGAAGACTACCTTATGTTTTTCGGTATTGAGTCATCACTCGATAAATCCGTAAAAACGGCCACTGAATCCATGATAGAGTGGTTACAAATAAAATACAACTTATCCCTGGCCGAAGCCAGCCAGGTCATTGGGCCAGTTATTCAACATCGTATCCCTAAGGTTTCGGCTGGTATATCGGAGGTGGTGGCACTTATTCCTCAAGATAATCTGAGGCAATTAAAAAACTAG